The genomic window TCAGGAACTGGTAAAATTCTACCTCAACAGTGGTTCTTGGAGAGAATTCCGAGTGGCCGCCTTCCGTTGCAAATGGTCTCAGGTATTTTCCGTCAAAAAAATATCCGGCTTCTCCTAACCCGTTTCCGGGAGCAAGAATTGCTACATTCCCGTTTTCCAGGTGACCGCTTGTGTAGATAGGATCGAGATCGCTGTCTTCCAAAAGCCCCATTCCATATGCCGAAGATTCCTGGTCATTCAGCATGTTTACTCTTTCAAAGTCGAAATCACTTTTGAAATCTTCAACATCAAGATGCCATCCCAATCTTGCAGGGCTGCTTTTCCCGTTCAAAACAGGTCCCGGAACTGCTATTCCCAGTCTTTTCACATTCTCCAACTGGTTATCCTGAATAAACTTCTTTAAAATATCAGTAAAAGAAGCATATTCTTTCGTAGGATAAGTGTTTTGGATTTTAATCTCAAGACCTCCGTTACTAGAAACAAAATAGCCTAAACTTGTAATATCTTCACGAAGGTTTGCGCCAATAATAGATACATTATCATTGTTACCGTTT from Chryseobacterium wanjuense includes these protein-coding regions:
- a CDS encoding glucokinase — encoded protein: MILNPKFPLYLPGVKNGNNDNVSIIGANLREDITSLGYFVSSNGGLEIKIQNTYPTKEYASFTDILKKFIQDNQLENVKRLGIAVPGPVLNGKSSPARLGWHLDVEDFKSDFDFERVNMLNDQESSAYGMGLLEDSDLDPIYTSGHLENGNVAILAPGNGLGEAGYFFDGKYLRPFATEGGHSEFSPRTTVEVEFYQFLNNIYGIVSWENVLSKTGLFNIYRFLRDVKRHPEPEWLAEKLAKGNFVQELYKAAVEEDVLICKIALDTFLEFLAREANNLTLKLKATGGLLISGDIPMEIREYINKDKFYEKYKISDKMEEMLRNIPIYLIKQNHTALNGIALYTAYYQD